The following coding sequences lie in one Paramormyrops kingsleyae isolate MSU_618 chromosome 15, PKINGS_0.4, whole genome shotgun sequence genomic window:
- the cnn3a gene encoding calponin-3a, producing MAQFNKGPTYGLSAEVKSKIAQKYDMQKEEELRFWIEEVTGMPIGDSFQKGLKDGVILCELINKLQPGSVKKINHSQLNWHKLENLGNFIKAILDYGLKPNDIFEANDLFENGNMTQVQTTLLALASMAKTKGMDTKIDIGVKYADKQVRNFDDDKLKAGQCVIGLQMGTNKCASQAGMTAYGTRRHLYDPKAQAEKPFDQTTISLQMGTNKGASQAGMAAPGTRRDIFDQKVAQQPLDSSTISLQMGTNKVASQKGMSVYGLGRQIYDPKYCAAPQDPVIHTNGSQGTGTNGSEISDSDYQAEYHDEYQGSYHNEYSGHYNDQGVDY from the exons ATCGCCCAGAAGTATGACATGCAGAAAGAGGAGGAGCTGCGCTTCTGGATCGAGGAGGTGACAGGCATGCCCATCGGGGACAGCTTCCAGAAAGGTCTGAAGGACGGAGTCATCCTGTGCGA ATTAATCAACAAACTTCAGCCTGGTTCAGTGAAGAAAATCAATCACTCACAACTGAACTGGCATAAG TTAGAGAACCTGGGGAACTTTATCAAGGCTATTCTGGACTATGGCCTGAAACCGAATGACATCTTTGAAGCAAATGACCTTTTTGAGAATGGGAACATGACTCAGGTTCAAACTACGCTGCTTGCCCTGGCCAGTATG gCAAAGACCAAAGGTATGGACACAAAGATTGACATAGGTGTGAAGTATGCAGATAAGCAAGTGCGGAATTTTGATGATGACAAGTTGAAGGCGGGTCAGTGTGTGATTGGACTACAG atgGGGACCAACAAATGTGCCAGCCAAGCTGGTATGACTGCTTATGGCACAAGACGACATCTTTATGACCCAAAGGCTCAGGCAGAAAAGCCATTTGACCAGACAACCATCAGCCTTCAGATGGGGACAAACAAAGGGGCCAGTCAG GCTGGCATGGCAGCCCCAGGGACCAGAAGGGACATCTTTGACCAGAAGGTGGCACAGCAGCCATTAGACTCCTCCACCATCTCTCTGCAAATGGGCACCAACAAGGTGGCCTCCCAAAAGGGCATGAGTGTGTACGGCTTGGGCCGGCAGATATACGACCCCAAGTACTGCGCCGCACCGCAGGATCCCGTCATCCACACTAACGGCAGCCAGGGCACAGGCACAAACGGCTCCGAGATCAGCGACAGCGACTATCAAGCCGAGTATCATGACGAGTACCAAGGCAGTTACCACAATGAGTACAGCGGCCACTACAATGACCAAGGCGTTGACTATTAA